In Magnetococcales bacterium, the DNA window TATTGCTCATCAACCTTATATCACGGCCATGGACGCCACGGATTGCGTGTTAAGTGATGGGGGCTGACTTTACCAACTCATGAGATCCTATGGATGATTTGCTGTGAAGTGGTTGTAAAAAGTGTCCCCACCCCACATGAAAAGCCCACAATGTCTAGTCCTGTGGGGCTGGTAAGTAAAGGGAGAATGCAGCCATTTTTCAGATCAAATAAGAGCATGACTCTCTATCTGTCCGATATTATAGGTAAAAGTTGACCGATCGCATAAATTTTTTTTCTTCTGTCCCGGTTTAAATCTGGATACTCATTTTTGAAGAGTGCCCAGCCAGAAGCCCGGAATGTGGGCCATTTCCAATGGGGGCGGGCTCTCCAAACAGTCGTCAATTCCGGTCGCTTCTGAGTGTCGTTCTCTATTCATTCAACAGATAAAACCATCAAGAGCCATTTCCGGGATCCTGCCCCGTTCTCACCATCTTGGAGAGGCCACTTTTGGATCGAATGGATCACCCGAAAACTGGTTTCAAAATAGAGGGATTTCTGGATGGTTTGGGAAAATGGCTCTGGGTCAGGGGGGGCTTGGGAACTTTTTTTCGGCTTGACCACTCCTATATTAGCAAACAATCAATTAATTAATTTGATTCTCGATATAATTTTGTGATGGCATGGCCAAGCCAGCCCGCTTTCGAAATCCAGGCCTGGAGCCATCTTGAAACAGCAACGCCAGACCATGGAGAAAATTTGAGATTGAAAAGGCAAAAACAAAGAGGCAAACAGAGGAAAGAACAAAATATTTGTGGAGAAGAAAATAATTATTTACCCAAGAAAAAACTTATGACAAAGTCTCCCCCATATTCCGTACTGGAGTTGGGTCAAGTGGCAAGGGAGTTCCCGTATGCCACCAGGGAAGTGGAACTGCCGGAAAAATCCGGTAGCTATGAAAAAACGAGTGAGGAGTTCAAGGCATGACCAAACTACACGAAAAATATCCGGAAGCTTTCCAACGTCTCCATGATGTGGGCAACGAAAAGCTCAATCGGGATCACGAAAATTTGCTGGAGATCATCCTCGGCATCAAAGATCACTTGTCTGATCATCCCCACAAGACTCTCAGTGAGCGGGATCAGGCTTTCATCGGCAAGTCCATCGACCGCCTGGCTACCCGAACCGAGGTGCACTTTGAATCAGAAGAGGCCTACATGGCCTCCCAAAATTTTTCCGGACTGGCGGCGCACAAGGAAGAGCATGCGCTTTTTATGACCCGACTGCTGGTTATTCGGGAACAGATTCGCAAAAATCGCGAGATTGATGCTGACGGTGTGGAACAGCTTCTGGAAACCTGGCTTTTTTCCCATATCGATCAGTCAGATCGGATTTACGCAAGCCACTTTTCCGATAAGGCTGCAGCTTGATGGGTGTTGTTGGATCCTCGACCTGACAGCGAGATGTGCCGGTTGGGTGTAACCGGTATATCGTTGGGTGTAGCTGTTAGGTATGACGGGTGGGTTTGAGGGGAGGGTCGAAACCGGCTTTCGTTGTCTTTGGGGATGATGGGCACCGATTTCGGTCCACCTCTCAAACCAAAATTTGAGTGCCCCCGGTATTGGATCGCCGGTAAGAGCCCAGGTCGATTTGCGTGATGATCCATCCAAGCAAGGGATCTGCCCTCTTTAAGCTGAGGTCAGGCCCTTCACCATTTTCCCCTGCTTCCTTCCTTTATGGGAAAGTGTGACTCATTCCATGGGATGACTCGCTTATCCCACAGCTTAATTCCCTATTCCAAAAGCAGGCAATAGGGCGGTGTCGGGCATTCCAGAGCCAGGAGCATTGAGGCATTGTATTCCTGGTTCCTGGAAATCAGCCTCCTTTCCCCCAAAAAATCCCTTTCAAAGGCATAAAAATCTCTGGCACCCTACACAGTGTGGGCAGAGGTTTTGTGGCTTTGGTCTCTGTGCAGGGTGCCAGGGCAAAAGCGGGCTTGGGTTATCGTCAGAAAAGAGTTAGCGGGCTGCCGCTGCTTTTTCCTGATCCCGAATCAGTTCCTCGGGGACGTTGAAGGCGGTTGGAACCGCTACCAAGGTGTCGGCTTCACACCAGGAGCACACTCCCGGCCAGGTGACCACTGTGACCGAGTTGCGTTTTCCATGTTTGAGAGCGCATTCACCGCAAATGTGTACGGTCATTTGACTTCCCTTTCATGCTGATCCTGCCGATTCAGGTTGATCCTGCTGATTGAGTTTGATCCTGCCAATATGGAATGGTTCCGATGCCTGTGTGGATAAAAGCCAGGGCATCAGCCCCTCATTATCGTTGGGTCAAATTCTTTTGGAGCAGGATTTTCTTTGGTTTGGAAGAGATTCCTGCAGCCGTTGCTCTGTTATGGCAGGCTTGCAAAGCAGCGGATGCTGCATTCTCCCCTTTATCGGAACAGATTGGTTATGGGATTGGCATTTTGCCATTGGTTTTCGGATGACAGCCTGTTCCATAATAATACTGGATACCATCATAAACGACTCTGGGTTTGAGTTCAATCAATGAATGAACGCCCGCGTTTCCGTTACCTTGGTATAGGGACTGATTTAAAAAGAAATTATAGCCAACAGGTGAAGCCAAAAGGGGATGGTGGGAGCGGCGATGGCCAGCCCAAATCAAAGGATGGGGAGGCTGGCCAGTCAAGGGTTTGGCCAAGTGGGTTTGATCCGGTAGAATGGTGTAGGTTTGATCCGCTGGAATGGTCAATCAGAAGCTTATAAGTTGGAAATCAATTGACACAGTAGGTTGGAACATTAGGATGGCGGTTGGAGGAGGGGGCCTGTGTGGAAGGAACCCCGGGATAGTTGCCATTAGGATGGGATGGGAGGGAGATGCGGTTATGATGGAGATGACGACGATCAATCTGCTCCGTGAGCAGCACAAGGATATTTTGGGTGCCATCACCTGTTTGGCCGATCTGCTGGAAAAGGTGGGGCCGGAAGGGGAAGGGGAGGAGATCCGGGATCAACTTTTAAAGATCCATGAGCGGGCTCTGGCCCATTTTGCTGTTGAGGATAAACTTCTCTATCCCCAGATGGCAGAGCACAAGGAGACCTATCTCAGCGAAACGGCCAAGGGGTTTTATGATGTGGCCTTGAGTCTGGGCAAGGAGTTGGAGCGGGTTTGCCAGGCGTGGAAAAAGGGCGATTCCTCCCGAGGTGATCTGAAAGAGGTGCTGGAAGCCTTTCAACTACGCATTCATGTGGAGGATGAATTTATCCTCAAAAAGGCTGAAGAGAGTCTCAAGGGGGGATGAAGTCGGTTGGTGGGCGCGAAAAGGCTGACCTGGGATGATGCCAGTTTCCCTGGCTTGGGTGATTTCGACCGGGGGCTTGTATTATTTTTTCCTGGGACGCCTTTTAGCACCTGAGACCTTACCCTGATTATCGGCCAACACCATCTCTTCCAGACGGGAAAAGTGCCCCAAGCTTTCCAGGTGGGCTAAAATCGGCAGCTCAAGTCCCTCTTCTTTCAGCGTGGTTCTATCCGCCTCCGCCAAATCCTGCCAACGTGTTGGATCCACGACAAAATATTTTTGGCTGATTTTTTTCTTGCCAGGGCGCTTAACCACCCGTTTGGCCTTCACCAACAGCCCCAACCCCTCCAAACGCCTGCCAAAGCGAACCGTTTGCCCCTCCAGATCCGTCCGTTCGGGTCTGAGAAACCCCTGGATCATTTGTTCAGTGAGATGATTCGGTTTTTGGCTCTCCAAAATCGCCATGCCTTCTGAATGATCTCCATCTTGTTGTAATGCCGGACACTGTTCATCCATCTCTATCACAAAGGGAAAATTGTCGAAGGGGGGCTTTTCGTCCGGGGTGGGGGTGGAAGGATGAAAGGGAAACGAAGCGCAGGAGATGGGGCGCTCTTCATAGATTTGGCAGCGGCCTGATTGGGGATCCAGATGGAGGCAGAGGGTCTTTTTTTTCAGGGTATAAAAAAGCCCCGGCCAATAATTATCGCCGATTTTGTGAAAGACCACCGGAAAGTGTCGGCAGGCCAGGGGAATTTCGGGTAAGGGCACGAAAGCCACGGTAAAGGCGGTGCCGTCGCAGCAGAGGGTGCAGCCATTGCAGTCGGTGAATGTAAGCTCCCGGTGTTGAGCGGGATCGAGTCGTGTGAGGCCGCTGCTCATGATCGAATCTATTCAATCCCTTGGGGGTGGCTTGTGCGTGGCTTGGCGATACGCTGGAAGTGTGAATCTGATAATAGAGTTTAACGCGTTACATATCACCTATCTCGACATACAATGAAGACGCATTACGTGTTCCGTAATATATGTGTAAGCGAACTACCTGTTTTGTAATGAACGACCATCGCCCCAATCCCATGGGAGGGATGGTAAGCTCCCTAATGATCGAGGGCTACAATGGCTTGGGCTATCTCCTGACTCAGGGCTGTGAGATTATCATTCATGGCGGCAACCACGGCTACATAATCCCCATATCCCACCGCAGCACTTTCCTTGGAGAAGTGGCCCGAAGCTTTGATGCGACCGTCATCATCCCCCAAAATCCGCCAACTCGCCGTCAGATTGACCTGCCTCTCTACGCCCCGTTCGAAACGCAAAATACGTACCACCAACGTGAGGCCCGACAGGTCGACTACAGGGGTCAAGCCGTTGCCCAGACGATGCCCGGGCAGCAGTTGGCTGAGGTTTTCCTCCAGCACCCGGGAAAGGTTGTCGCTCAGGCTTCCCCCCCACTGGTGATATTCCGACAGGGTGATTTCGTTGTAGCCATCCCGGGTGACGATTTCAGGTCGGTTGAGATAGGGGGGGATCACCACCGGGTTGACGGTGAGGGGGGTGAGGCTCGTGGTGGCGCTTTCCAGACTGGCCAGGGTTTGCGTCTCTTTGCCGAGCAAAAAATAACGGGTCGGCATGACCGGGCCACCGCCACCCACAGTTGGGATGCAGGCTCCCAGGAGCAGTCCCAGGGGTAGGAGAGTTCCCAACAGCTTGCGAGAGGTTTTCATCAGCGTTTTCCCTTGCCGGATTTGCCAAAGATCAGCGCTTCCGGATTGCGTTTCAGATAATCGGTTAATCCCCGCACCGAGCGGGAGGTGGCAGAGAGTTCCTTCAGGGTTTCCACCAGCTGGAAGTGAAGTTTGGAGCCCGGCGTGACGGTGCCGGCCAGGCCATCCACCGATTCCTGAACTTCCTGAAGTGTTTTGCGGGTTTCAAGCAGGGTAGAGGCCAGATCCGCAGCCAGGGGTTGGACCTCTCCTTCCAGGTTTTTCAGCAGCCTGTTCAGGCTGGCGGTGGAGTCGCTCAGGTTGGAGACAGTTTTACCCATTTCCGGAGCGTTGACCAGCAGGTTGGCTCCGTGGACGGTTTCTGCCAGTTCCTGGACCAAATTTTCCAGGGGGAGCTGGTGGAGTTTTTCCAGGAGGCCGGTCACCG includes these proteins:
- a CDS encoding SapC family protein → MSSGLTRLDPAQHRELTFTDCNGCTLCCDGTAFTVAFVPLPEIPLACRHFPVVFHKIGDNYWPGLFYTLKKKTLCLHLDPQSGRCQIYEERPISCASFPFHPSTPTPDEKPPFDNFPFVIEMDEQCPALQQDGDHSEGMAILESQKPNHLTEQMIQGFLRPERTDLEGQTVRFGRRLEGLGLLVKAKRVVKRPGKKKISQKYFVVDPTRWQDLAEADRTTLKEEGLELPILAHLESLGHFSRLEEMVLADNQGKVSGAKRRPRKK
- a CDS encoding membrane integrity-associated transporter subunit PqiC encodes the protein MKTSRKLLGTLLPLGLLLGACIPTVGGGGPVMPTRYFLLGKETQTLASLESATTSLTPLTVNPVVIPPYLNRPEIVTRDGYNEITLSEYHQWGGSLSDNLSRVLEENLSQLLPGHRLGNGLTPVVDLSGLTLVVRILRFERGVERQVNLTASWRILGDDDGRIKASGHFSKESAAVGYGDYVAVVAAMNDNLTALSQEIAQAIVALDH
- a CDS encoding hemerythrin domain-containing protein: MMEMTTINLLREQHKDILGAITCLADLLEKVGPEGEGEEIRDQLLKIHERALAHFAVEDKLLYPQMAEHKETYLSETAKGFYDVALSLGKELERVCQAWKKGDSSRGDLKEVLEAFQLRIHVEDEFILKKAEESLKGG